From one Lotus japonicus ecotype B-129 chromosome 3, LjGifu_v1.2 genomic stretch:
- the LOC130747622 gene encoding probable amidase At4g34880, with the protein METTTHKVSSVCCIVLLISVTFFTSLINAIDNECEEELFNIHEATIEEIQDAFTRHHLTSRELVDFYLHRIEALNPILRAVLEVNPDARDQADKADRERRRRSRDRSLLHGVPVLLKDSIATVDEMNTTAGSFALLGSKVARDAHVVARLRDAGAVILGKASLSEWYTLRSSTMPEAWCARGGLALNPYVESRSPCGSSFGSAISVATNMVAVSLGTETDGSIICPADHNSVVGFKPTVGLTSRAGVIPISPRQDTIGPICRTVSDAVHVLDVIVGFDPRDSEATESAAEFIPQGGYKQFLKKEGLKGKKLGVMRDPFFNSYNGSNAISIFEDHLNVLRQRGATVLDDLEIENLSIILDPFQSGETIALLTEFKLSINDYLQELVSSPVRSLAEVIEFNIKNPDLEKTNEYGQDMLIASNMTSGFGEMENEAVEMMKKLSENGFEKLMKENKLDALVTLGYDVSVMLAIGGYPAITVPAGYDSQGMPFGICFGGLQGTEPKLIEIAYGFEQATRARKPPPQYSFTEMHKLKDF; encoded by the exons ATGGAAACAACAACACACAAGGTTTCTTCTGTTTGCTGTATAGTACTCTTAATTTCAGTGACGTTCTTCACCAGTTTGATAAATGCAATCGACAATGAATGTGAAGAAGAACTGTTCAACATCCACGAAGCCACCATAGAGGAAATCCAAGACGCCTTCACACGCCACCACCTCACGTCCAGGGAACTCGTCGACTTCTACCTGCACCGGATCGAGGCTCTCAATCCCATCCTCCGCGCCGTTCTGGAAGTCAACCCGGACGCGCGTGATCAAGCGGACAAGGCTGATCGCGAGAGACGGCGGCGGAGTCGGGACCGTTCATTGCTGCACGGGGTTCCGGTGCTGCTGAAGGACAGCATCGCCACCGTGGATGAGATGAACACGACGGCGGGGTCGTTTGCGTTGCTGGGGTCGAAGGTTGCGCGTGATGCGCACGTGGTGGCGAGGCTGAGAGACGCCGGTGCGGTGATTCTGGGGAAAGCGAGCCTGTCGGAGTGGTATACACTTCGTTCTTCCACCATGCCTGAAGCTTGGTGCGCCAGAGGTGGACTTGCCCTG AATCCTTATGTGGAGTCAAGAAGTCCATGCGGATCTAGCTTTGGATCTGCCATTTCAGTGGCAACAAACATGGTTGCAGTCTCATTGGGGACTGAAACTGATGGCTCCATTATTTGCCCAGCTGATCACAACTCAGTAGTGGGGTTCAAGCCCACCGTTGGACTCACTAGCAGAGCAGGTGTCATACCAATCTCACCTCGTCAAGATACAATTGG GCCAATATGCAGGACAGTTTCAGATGCAGTTCATGTGCTAGATGTGATTGTTGGATTTGACCCAAGAGATTCTGAAGCTACAGAGTCAGCAGCTGAGTTTATACCTCAAGGTGGTTACAAGCAGTTCCTCAAGAAAGAAGGGCTTAAAGGAAAGAAACTCGGTGTTATGAGGGATCCTTTTTTTAACTCTTATAATGGATCTAATGCTATTTCCATCTTTGAGGATCATCTGAATGTGTTGAG GCAAAGAGGTGCAACAGTGTTAGATGATTTGGAAATAGAAAATTTAAGCATCATTCTGGACCCTTTCCAAAGTGGTGAAACAATTGCCTTACTCACAGAGTTCAAGCTGTCCATCAATGATTATCTGCAAGAGCTTGTTTCTTCTCCTGTGAGGTCACTAGCTGAGGTTATTGAATTCAACATCAAAAACCCTGATTTA GAAAAGACAAATGAGTATGGGCAGGATATGTTAATTGCATCAAATATGACCAGTGGCTTTGGAGAGATGGAAAATGAGGCAGtggagatgatgaagaaattaTCAGAGAATGGGTTTGAGAAGCTAATGAAGGAGAATAAATTGGATGCACTGGTGACCTTAGGTTATGATGTTTCAGTGATGCTAGCCATTGGAGGGTATCCTGCAATCACTGTCCCAGCTGGGTATGACAGCCAGGGAATGCCCTTTGGGATCTGTTTTGGGGGTTTACAGGGAACTGAGCCAAAACTGATTGAGATTGCTTATGGGTTTGAGCAAGCCACCAGGGCAAGGAAGCCTCCCCCTCAATATTCCTTCACAGAAATGCACAAACTAAAAGATTTCTAA
- the LOC130747625 gene encoding F-box/kelch-repeat protein At3g23880-like: MEHPRPFLPEELGVEILSWLPVKSLVRFRCVSKSWNSTISDSQFIKLHLHRSYSTRNLDLAHLRSLITLPLENRPAIVETRPSCLLEYGFVETFNGLICLRFVSEYDRELKHYVSRVRLWNPATRSSSQPSPPLIHPTTCCYFGFGCDSSTDTYKVVAVMFSQHRFDQDREKTVHVYNMGATCWRTIQVPLLPCMDHASGAVYVSNSLNWVVALTWDVIIYGKGELFNYDPYMIFSFDLGEEKCVQLSLPYCSRRRDEFNDFMPTLGVLRGCLCICQTQDKKIHFEIWHMKEFGVHESWTLLFNIANYESITRNIDRWPCLTMYMSENDDILLLSKSIYHPYEAQAVLYTHKDNDLQVMNIAKDIGDFYANNYIESLVSPY; this comes from the coding sequence ATGGAACACCCACGTCCGTTTCTCCCTGAAGAACTCGGGGTAGAAATCTTATCATGGCTTCCAGTAAAATCCTTAGTGCGATTCAGGTGTGTTTCTAAGTCATGGAACTCTACTATCTCTGATTCTCAGTTCATCAAACTTCACCTTCACCGATCTTATTCTACAAGAAACTTAGATTTGGCCCACCTCCGCTCACTGATAACTTTGCCATTGGAAAACCGTCCAGCAATTGTAGAAACAAGGCCAAGTTGTCTTTTAGAGTACGGCTTCGTTGAAACCTTCAACGGGTTAATTTGTTTGCGTTTTGTATCAGAATATGACCGTGAACTTAAACACTACGTCTCTCGTGTCCGTTTATGGAACCCAGCCACGAGGTCATCGTCTCAACCTTCACCACCTCTAATTCACCCCACCACCTGTTGTTATTTTGGGTTTGGTTGTGATTCTTCAACTGACACCTACAAGGTGGTGGCAGTGATGTTCTCTCAGCATCGGTTCGATCAAGATCGGGAGAAAACGGTGCATGTTTACAACATGGGTGCTACTTGTTGGAGAACAATTCAAGTTCCCCTTCTTCCCTGTATGGATCATGCAAGTGGTGCAGTTTATGTCAGCAACTCTCTTAACTGGGTAGTAGCTCTAACTTGGGATGTAATAATCTATGGGAAAGGTGAATTATTTAACTATGATCCGTACATGattttttcgtttgatttggGAGAAGAAAAATGTGTACAACTGTCATTGCCTTATTGTTCTCGACGTAGAGATGAATTCAACGATTTTATGCCAACTCTTGGGGTTTTGAGAGGTTGTCTATGTATTTGTCAAACTCAAGACAAGAAGATACATTTTGAGATTTGGCATATGAAGGAGTTTGGAGTGCACGAGTCTTGGACTTTGTTGTTTAACATTGCTAACTATGAAAGTATTACTCGAAATATAGATCGATGGCCCTGTCTTACAATGTACATGTCTGAGAATGATGATATCTTGTTGTTGTCAAAATCTATTTATCACCCATACGAAGCACAAGCAGTTCTCTATACACACAAAGACAATGACTTACAAGTCATGAACATTGCTAAAGACATTGGTGATTTCTATGCCAATAATTACATTGAAAGCTTGGTTTCACCTTATTAA